One Eubalaena glacialis isolate mEubGla1 chromosome 11, mEubGla1.1.hap2.+ XY, whole genome shotgun sequence DNA segment encodes these proteins:
- the LOC133101351 gene encoding C-type lectin domain family 12 member B-like yields the protein MSNASDCDQPPENTEQTETIPIVDVERPLALPPPPPPEDEWGPIPEHTNVDASRFSFSLRGIIPVFLGVFSLLLLMLCGFFGYQYFQSVQESESKMKSLIQQTESLQNKEENFLQVQKALDQNKEILLQLQKQNEYITEVLQELNVEEGDRCGPSLSHWVQYRDHCYHQTVEIVSWLECSDLCVSLNATFLKTERSRLMYIMKLLAVNHTWLGLSYNEKDNEWKWEDGSLPSPGLSLPKPSTDFQGNCVYANVHTVGMDTCTMSSSCVCEKPVCAKHSEES from the exons ATGTCAAATGCTTCAGACTGTGATCAacctccag aaaacacagagcagACAGAGACAATCCCTATTGTGGACGTGGAACGGCCtcttgcccttcctcctcctcccccacctgaGGATGAATGGGGCCCGATTCCTGAGCACACCAATGTGGATG CTTCtcgtttttccttctctctacgtGGAATAATCCCTGTGTTCCTGGGAGTCTTCAGCCTGCTGCTTTTGATGTTGTGTGGATTCTTTGGTTATCAGT ACTTTCAAAGTGTTCAGGAATCAGAGAGCAAGATGAAGAGCCTTATCCAACAGACTGAGTCTTtgcaaaacaaagaggaaaacttTCTTCAGGTCCAAAAAGCTCTTGACCAAAATAAAG AAATCTTACTGCAGCTCCAAAAACAGAATGAGTATATCACGGAGGTTCTACAAGAACTAAATGTGGAAGAAG gAGACAGGTGTGGACCTTCTCTGAGTCACTGGGTACAATACAGAGACCACTGCTACCACCAAACCGTGGAAATTGTTTCTTGGTTAGAGTGTTCGGATCTTTGTGTCTCTTTGAATGCtacatttttaaagacagaaaggaGTAGATTGATG TACATCATGAAGTTACTTGCAGTAAATCACACTTGGCTTGGCCTGTCTTATAATGAAAAGGACAATGAATGGAAGTGGGAAGATggctcccttccttctcctggcCT GAGTCTCCCAAAGCCAAGTACGGATTTCCAGGGGAATTGTGTGTATGCAAATGTGCACACTGTTGGCATGGATACCTGCACCATGTCCTCTTCATGTGTGTGTGAGAAGCCTGTCTGTGCTAAACACTcagaagaaagttaa